The Thermococcus sp. 4557 genomic sequence CGTGGGAGTGAGAACGGGGAGCGTCATCGAGCTTTAAACCCCGAGGAACCCCCACAGTCGCTTGAAGAACTCCGTCTTTCTGCCCTTTTCCGTCACGAAGCGGAGAACCCTCAGCTCTTCGAGGGTCTCACCGTCAATGCTTACCTTTCTGCCTGCTTCATTTAGGTCCCTGCTTTCGGCGAGTGCCCTGGCGACCTTCCACCCGTTTGGGAGGAGCGCGTTAAAATACTTCTCCACCCACTTCTTATCAATCGAACGGACGAAGAGTTCGCCCTCCCTGGAGAGGCGGTAGTAGGTGTGGTGCTTATGCACCTCAAAGGCCTTCTTGAAGCGTGCTTTGCTTCGCTTTACCGCGCTCCCCGGGTCGCGTTCTATCAGGCCGATTTCAAGGAGGTCCTCGATTGCATCCGTTATGAGTTCAAGCGGAAGGCCGCTCATCTTCCCCATCATCTTCGCGTAATCAACGCCCGCCCTTTTCAGGTGGGCAAGGACGTAGAGATGAACAGGGAGGAGCTGGAATCCTCGGTAGGAATCTGCCCGTTCTTTTCGTGTATTCTCGCAATTCATCGCCGAACCTCTCCTCCAAGGCCTTCTCTTCTTCCCCTATAAACCTCACCACTGCGAGCCAGTAAACCAAAGGCAGGCCGAGCATAAAGCCGCCGATGGCGAGCGAGAAGCCTGGCACTATAAGAAAGCCGTTCTGGTTAGCCGTAACTTGTGTAAAGTTCGTAAACGTCGTTACGGCTAACCTTCCCCACTCCCGTCTTCATTGTGGGGCTTTCGGGGGGAACGGTAACTCCCCACATCT encodes the following:
- a CDS encoding DUF2250 domain-containing protein; its protein translation is MNCENTRKERADSYRGFQLLPVHLYVLAHLKRAGVDYAKMMGKMSGLPLELITDAIEDLLEIGLIERDPGSAVKRSKARFKKAFEVHKHHTYYRLSREGELFVRSIDKKWVEKYFNALLPNGWKVARALAESRDLNEAGRKVSIDGETLEELRVLRFVTEKGRKTEFFKRLWGFLGV